The genomic region GGAAGAAGAGCTGAGCGAAGGGCGGGTGATCGACCGGTATCCTTCCTACTCGCCCGATGGCAGGTACATCGCGTACGCCAGCGACCGGCTGGGCGGACAGGATATCTGGCTGCTGGATGTCGAGAAGAGAGAGCGCCACCGGCTGAGCCTGCCGGGCAGCGACCGGGGAGCGAGTACGCCCTACTGGTCGCCGGATGGCAAGAAGCTGGCGCTGGCCCGTGTGACGCCCGACGGGCGGCGGTCGGTATGGCTGGTGGCAGTGGATGGGAGCGGTGCCGAAGAATTGATTCCGCCGGCGGAAGGACTGGGCCACGGGCAGTTCTCTCCTGACGGCAGCCGCCTGCTGTTCGGCCAGCGAGTGGGAGGCAACCTCGAGCTCTTCCTGCTGGACATGAAGACACGAAAGCAAGAACAGCTCACGTCCTCGCCAGGAAACAAGTGGCCGGGAGAAGGGTTTTCGCCGGACGGGAAGTGGATCGTCTACTTCTCAAACGCGGGAGGCAGCATCCAGGCATGGCGCATTCCGGCGGAGGGCGGACGCGAGGAACAGCTCACCTTCGGACACGACCGCGTGCGGCATGCCTTCTATTCGCCGGACGGGGAGTGGCTGTACGTGCAGCCCAACCACGGCAACATCCTGCGCATCCCGGCCGCGGGCGGCAAACCGCAAGCCGTGACCCACTTTCCCGAGTCGGGGCTGTTCATCGAGGAGCCCACCCTGTCTCCCGACGGGCGCTACATCGTGTATTGCCGCAGCAACGGTGCGTCATCGCTGTGGCTGCTGCGACTGGAAGGCACGGAATGATCATCGGTGCCGCCCCGGTGACAGAATCTCCGTCATGACGCGCTACCGCCCTCCCAGCGGCGTTCCTCGTTTCGGCGGCATCACCACCTTCAGCCGGCTGCCCCACGTCAACTCGACCGAAGGCGTGGACTTTGCCGTCGTGGGCGTTCCCTTCGACCTGGGCGCCAGCTTCCGCACCGGGCAGCGCTTCGCTCCTGCCGCCGTGCGCGAGGCTTCGCGGCTCACCGGCGTTTATCACCCCGTCCATCGGATCAACGTGTACGACCATCTCTCAGGAGTCGACTTCGGCGATGCGCCGGTCTTTCCCTCCGACCTGGAACGCAGCCTTCGTTCGATTGAGGAATTCGTTTCGCCGCTGGCGCGCGCCGGCGTAGTGCCTATCGCCATCGGGGGCGACCACACCATCCCGCTGCCGCTGCTGCGCGCGCTGGCACGCGAGCGCGGTCCGCTGGCGCTGGTTCACTTCGACGCCCACTCCGACACCGACGACACGCTCTATGGCACCCGCGTCAACCACGGAACCACCTTCCGCCGAGCTGTGGAGGAAAAGCTCATTGACGCCAGCCGCTCGATCCAGGTAGGAATGCGCGGCTCGCTCGCTTCACCGGAAGAATTCGCCGCCGCCCGCGCCCTGGGCTTCGAACTCATCGAGGCTCAGGAAATGTTTCGCATGGGCTGCGAAGCCGTCGTGGCCCGCATCCGCCAGCGGGTGGGCGACGCGCGCGCCTATCTCAGTTTCGACATCGACTTCGTAGAT from Terriglobales bacterium harbors:
- the speB gene encoding agmatinase; translated protein: MTRYRPPSGVPRFGGITTFSRLPHVNSTEGVDFAVVGVPFDLGASFRTGQRFAPAAVREASRLTGVYHPVHRINVYDHLSGVDFGDAPVFPSDLERSLRSIEEFVSPLARAGVVPIAIGGDHTIPLPLLRALARERGPLALVHFDAHSDTDDTLYGTRVNHGTTFRRAVEEKLIDASRSIQVGMRGSLASPEEFAAARALGFELIEAQEMFRMGCEAVVARIRQRVGDARAYLSFDIDFVDAAYAPGTGTPEVGGPTSREAQEILRGLAGLDFAGFDLVEVLPAQDGKGVTALLAANLIFEFIALLAVRRRSL